One Streptomyces sp. ML-6 genomic region harbors:
- a CDS encoding acyl carrier protein has product MSTVVAERQEKIKDIVCDILEIEPEDVTETSLFKEDHDADSLRAIEILASLEKEFHIEIDQAELGRMVNLKSVYQVVSDIAGW; this is encoded by the coding sequence GTGAGCACTGTCGTCGCCGAGCGCCAGGAAAAGATCAAGGACATCGTCTGCGACATCCTGGAGATCGAGCCCGAGGACGTCACGGAGACCAGCCTCTTCAAGGAGGACCACGACGCCGACTCGCTGCGCGCCATCGAGATCCTCGCGTCGCTGGAGAAGGAGTTCCACATCGAGATCGACCAGGCCGAGCTGGGCCGGATGGTCAACCTCAAGAGCGTCTACCAGGTCGTCTCCGACATAGCCGGCTGGTAA
- a CDS encoding beta-ketoacyl-[acyl-carrier-protein] synthase family protein has translation MTSFSTDEPDSAQRVVLSGFGVFSSIGIGADAFAEGLRAGRSGAKPITSFDTTGFAYANGCEVSDFDPGRWIRNQELEQLGRAARFSVAAARMATEDAGLAPEELRTRRGLISIGTTDGESRDLDGLVETEIRTGPQDMDPTVARRVRAGRLSTAIAHELGLTDVEAVTIPTACAAGNYAIGYGYDAVRAGEVDFALCGGADALCRKTFAGFYRLGTIAPERCQPFDADRKGILTGEGAGVLVLESLASARARGARIYAEVLGYGLNCDAHHQVAPNGASVGRAMRLALDNAGVKPEEVDLISAHGTGTKANDVTEAQAIREVFGEAPRTVSIKSMIGHTMGAASALSAIACSLAIVHGFIPPTINHVRTDPECDVDCVPNEAVEADLRVVLNNGLAFGGNNAVVALGKYEEQVR, from the coding sequence ATGACGTCGTTCTCCACGGACGAGCCGGACAGTGCGCAGAGAGTGGTCCTGAGCGGGTTCGGGGTGTTCTCCAGCATCGGTATCGGCGCGGACGCATTCGCCGAGGGGCTGCGGGCCGGGCGCAGTGGCGCCAAGCCCATCACCAGCTTCGACACCACCGGCTTCGCCTACGCCAACGGCTGCGAGGTCAGCGACTTCGACCCCGGCCGGTGGATCCGTAACCAGGAGCTCGAGCAGCTGGGCCGTGCCGCCCGGTTCTCGGTGGCCGCCGCCAGGATGGCCACCGAGGACGCCGGCCTGGCACCCGAGGAACTGCGCACCAGGCGCGGACTCATCTCGATCGGCACCACCGACGGGGAGTCCCGCGACCTCGACGGCCTGGTGGAGACCGAGATCCGCACCGGACCCCAGGACATGGACCCCACGGTCGCCCGGCGGGTCAGGGCCGGCCGGCTCTCCACGGCCATCGCCCACGAACTCGGCCTGACCGACGTGGAGGCCGTCACCATCCCCACCGCCTGCGCGGCGGGCAACTACGCCATCGGCTACGGCTACGACGCGGTGCGCGCCGGCGAGGTGGACTTCGCCCTGTGCGGCGGCGCCGACGCCCTGTGCCGCAAGACGTTCGCCGGCTTCTACCGGCTGGGCACCATCGCCCCCGAGCGCTGCCAGCCCTTCGACGCCGACCGCAAGGGCATCCTCACCGGTGAGGGCGCGGGCGTCCTGGTGCTGGAGAGCCTGGCCTCCGCACGGGCCCGCGGCGCCCGCATCTACGCCGAGGTCCTCGGCTACGGACTCAACTGCGACGCCCACCACCAGGTGGCGCCCAACGGGGCGAGCGTCGGCCGGGCCATGCGGCTCGCCCTCGACAACGCCGGCGTCAAGCCGGAGGAGGTCGACCTCATCTCGGCGCACGGCACCGGGACGAAGGCCAACGACGTCACCGAGGCCCAGGCCATCCGCGAGGTGTTCGGCGAGGCGCCCCGCACCGTCTCGATCAAGTCGATGATCGGGCACACCATGGGCGCCGCCAGCGCCCTGTCCGCGATCGCCTGCTCCCTGGCGATCGTCCACGGTTTCATTCCCCCGACCATCAACCACGTGCGCACCGACCCCGAGTGCGACGTGGACTGCGTACCCAACGAGGCGGTCGAGGCCGACCTCCGTGTCGTGCTCAACAACGGCTTGGCGTTCGGCGGGAACAACGCCGTCGTCGCCCTCGGGAAATACGAGGAGCAGGTGCGATGA
- a CDS encoding beta-ketoacyl synthase N-terminal-like domain-containing protein, with protein sequence MSWLVGGVGAVAGVGRDPRELFDGLCAGRSAHAELRGFDRSRYAARYAYEIDDRPVPGADVPGRATKWLLEAVGQAARDAGLGEDLSDVPVLIGTGLRELRSVELWWRDGTPMEADRLHFDRALRERFDTTATYTFANACSASLYALAMGTDLLELGEADTVIAAGVDVLTESMYGLVERVHPVPPDRVRPFDRDRTGAVMGDGAAAVVLRRDDGNRRGRAHGRLRAVGLNCDAHHATAPDDAGIASAIRQAHDLAGMKPKDIDLVMLHGTGTLLNDEAEATAVAEVFGPHVGRPLMTAIKSMTGHTSGASGLIGMITAMRALEEGRVPPTLGLSHPVEEAAGFRFVTGEEAVGEMSVAQINAFGFGGINAVAVVEAVR encoded by the coding sequence ATGAGCTGGCTGGTCGGTGGAGTGGGCGCGGTCGCCGGAGTCGGCCGCGACCCCCGGGAACTCTTCGACGGTCTCTGCGCGGGCCGCAGCGCCCACGCCGAGCTGCGCGGCTTCGACCGTTCGCGGTACGCCGCCCGGTACGCGTACGAGATCGACGACCGGCCGGTGCCGGGCGCCGACGTGCCCGGCCGGGCCACCAAGTGGCTGCTGGAGGCGGTCGGGCAGGCCGCCCGGGACGCGGGCCTGGGCGAGGACCTCTCGGACGTGCCCGTCCTGATCGGCACGGGGCTGCGCGAGCTGCGTTCCGTGGAGCTGTGGTGGCGCGACGGCACCCCCATGGAGGCGGACCGGCTGCACTTCGACCGCGCCCTGCGGGAACGGTTCGACACGACGGCGACGTACACCTTCGCCAACGCCTGCTCGGCCTCCCTGTACGCGCTCGCGATGGGCACCGACCTGCTCGAACTCGGCGAGGCCGACACGGTGATCGCCGCCGGGGTGGACGTGCTCACCGAGAGCATGTACGGCCTGGTGGAACGGGTCCACCCGGTGCCGCCGGACCGGGTCAGGCCCTTCGACCGCGACCGCACGGGCGCGGTCATGGGGGACGGTGCCGCGGCCGTCGTGCTGCGGCGCGACGACGGGAACCGGCGCGGCAGGGCGCACGGACGGCTGCGCGCGGTCGGCCTGAACTGCGACGCGCACCACGCCACCGCGCCCGACGACGCCGGCATCGCCTCGGCGATCAGGCAGGCACACGACCTGGCCGGCATGAAGCCCAAGGACATCGACCTGGTGATGCTGCACGGCACCGGGACGCTCCTCAACGACGAGGCCGAGGCCACCGCCGTCGCCGAGGTCTTCGGACCGCACGTCGGCAGGCCGCTGATGACCGCGATCAAGTCGATGACCGGCCACACCTCGGGCGCGTCCGGACTGATCGGCATGATCACGGCGATGCGGGCGCTGGAGGAGGGGCGGGTACCGCCCACCCTCGGGCTCTCCCACCCGGTCGAGGAGGCCGCGGGATTCCGGTTCGTCACCGGTGAGGAAGCCGTCGGCGAGATGTCGGTGGCCCAGATCAATGCGTTCGGCTTCGGCGGCATCAACGCCGTCGCGGTCGTGGAGGCGGTCCGTTGA
- a CDS encoding beta-ketoacyl synthase N-terminal-like domain-containing protein, whose amino-acid sequence MSTLVTGIGIAVAGVETPDDLLRPKPEGSTPVEPRERLGRKGLRYKDRATQLGYCAARDALREARLLDDEDRAPRGDRIAVVASSNYGNLDTICRTVETIAADTASAASPMDLPNASSNVLASSVAIRFGLTGPNLMLCNGETSGTDAVRWALALLGSGRADQVLVLGAEPDTEPARRLSGLDTAFDGAAALVLETQRTAASRGARARAGIDGHARGTDLSSCLAALGGEDARVPAAWQAPDTAPAGAAGLLEGVRDLGLAQQWRGASGALGVLQCAASAGWFAAGGAGPVYAVTGGGDTGPAAGLVLVSPGETG is encoded by the coding sequence TTGAGCACGCTGGTTACCGGGATCGGCATCGCAGTCGCAGGTGTCGAGACCCCCGACGATCTGCTGCGGCCGAAGCCGGAGGGGAGCACCCCCGTCGAGCCGAGGGAACGGCTCGGCCGCAAGGGACTGCGCTACAAGGACCGGGCCACCCAGCTCGGTTACTGCGCGGCCCGCGACGCACTGCGCGAGGCCCGGCTCCTGGACGACGAGGACCGCGCCCCGCGGGGCGACCGGATCGCCGTCGTGGCCAGCTCCAACTACGGGAACCTGGACACGATCTGCCGGACCGTGGAGACCATCGCGGCCGACACCGCGTCCGCCGCGAGCCCGATGGACCTGCCCAACGCCTCCAGCAACGTGCTGGCCTCCTCGGTGGCGATCCGCTTCGGCCTGACCGGGCCCAACCTGATGCTGTGCAACGGGGAGACCTCGGGCACCGACGCGGTGCGCTGGGCGCTCGCCCTGCTCGGCTCGGGCCGCGCGGACCAGGTGCTCGTCCTGGGGGCCGAACCGGACACCGAACCGGCCCGCAGGCTGTCCGGGCTGGACACCGCCTTCGACGGCGCGGCGGCGCTGGTCCTGGAGACGCAGCGCACCGCGGCGTCCCGCGGGGCCCGGGCGCGGGCCGGCATCGACGGGCACGCCCGGGGCACGGACCTGTCGTCCTGCCTGGCCGCGCTCGGCGGTGAGGACGCCCGCGTCCCGGCGGCCTGGCAGGCACCGGACACCGCGCCCGCCGGCGCGGCCGGCCTCCTCGAAGGCGTACGGGACCTGGGACTGGCACAGCAGTGGCGCGGGGCGTCGGGCGCGCTGGGCGTGCTCCAGTGCGCGGCGTCGGCCGGCTGGTTCGCCGCGGGCGGCGCCGGTCCGGTGTACGCCGTGACCGGGGGCGGCGACACGGGCCCCGCCGCGGGCCTGGTCCTGGTGAGCCCCGGAGAGACGGGGTGA
- a CDS encoding alpha/beta hydrolase encodes MSGGEATATLPAHTPGAPAPARPAPAGGAGRPVILHRHPARGPVRGRMLLLHGLGNSATVWDGFLAHRPQGYEVWSADLPWRGAGVDGWHHVPDASPWLAEALAGVVGGADVVVAHSFSAMQLMSLIDRELDAGGDPFARYGIRGMALVAPFYRRSPEDFTWEAMTRYLDDFERIMEEGIRVHSGGRLDPDIQLSMARRVCDRVGPYGWMRFVDSYLRTPWLRAERIDVPVVVIGGEHDFAVEPAEGLNLAAELPDAQTHILADCGHFLMAERPEEFSAVVGDFVSTLSARAGRCRPGDRAFGEPGR; translated from the coding sequence GTGAGCGGCGGCGAGGCCACGGCCACGCTGCCCGCCCACACCCCCGGCGCCCCGGCGCCCGCCCGGCCCGCCCCGGCCGGCGGCGCCGGGCGGCCGGTGATCCTGCACCGCCACCCGGCCCGGGGCCCCGTGCGCGGCCGGATGCTGCTCCTGCACGGCCTCGGCAACAGCGCGACCGTGTGGGACGGCTTCCTGGCCCACCGCCCGCAGGGCTACGAGGTGTGGTCGGCCGACCTGCCGTGGCGCGGTGCGGGGGTGGACGGCTGGCACCACGTGCCGGACGCCTCCCCGTGGCTGGCCGAAGCGCTGGCCGGGGTGGTGGGCGGCGCGGACGTGGTCGTCGCCCACTCCTTCTCCGCGATGCAGCTGATGTCCCTGATCGACCGCGAACTCGACGCGGGCGGCGACCCGTTCGCCCGCTACGGCATCCGCGGCATGGCGCTCGTCGCCCCGTTCTACCGGCGCAGCCCCGAGGACTTCACCTGGGAGGCCATGACGCGTTACCTGGACGACTTCGAGCGGATCATGGAAGAGGGCATCCGGGTCCACTCCGGTGGAAGGCTGGACCCGGACATCCAGCTGTCGATGGCCCGCCGCGTGTGCGACCGGGTCGGCCCGTACGGCTGGATGCGGTTCGTGGACAGCTATCTGCGCACCCCCTGGCTGCGGGCCGAACGGATCGACGTACCCGTCGTGGTCATCGGCGGTGAACACGATTTCGCGGTGGAGCCGGCCGAGGGACTGAACCTGGCGGCCGAACTCCCCGACGCACAGACCCACATCCTCGCCGACTGCGGGCACTTCCTCATGGCCGAGAGGCCCGAGGAGTTCTCCGCGGTGGTCGGCGACTTCGTCAGCACACTGTCCGCCAGGGCCGGCCGGTGCCGGCCCGGCGACCGAGCCTTTGGAGAGCCGGGCCGATGA
- a CDS encoding beta-ketoacyl synthase N-terminal-like domain-containing protein has translation MTKTVISAWSAVSPFGMGRDAFVGGFHDGRSTVAPVDREQWQTPDDEVCLVPGFSPAAALGKKGTRAMDRATGLAVSAVGRLIEESPSDPATVTGEEVALVLGTTSGSVQSMMDFTRGGLVSEKPYFVDPARFPNAVMNCAAGQCAIWHQLKGPNTTIAGGRVSGLHALKYAQRLLNADRARTVLCGAVEEYADARAWLDRHARGEDEHGTIHGEGCVMLQIESEGSAQGTPLATVQAVEVGVFAGGGENAAPVLDTCVRRALERSGTDPADVWMVAPSGARGALGDAEQSVLESRFAPTAVNRVSQLIGDTAGAAAMFQMAAVLAVAERAEAAGRTAVVTAVDRDGEAGCAVLRLG, from the coding sequence ATGACCAAGACTGTGATCTCCGCGTGGTCGGCCGTCTCGCCGTTCGGCATGGGCCGGGACGCCTTCGTGGGCGGATTCCACGACGGCCGGTCCACGGTCGCCCCGGTCGACCGCGAGCAGTGGCAGACGCCCGACGACGAGGTCTGCCTCGTCCCCGGCTTCAGCCCGGCCGCCGCCCTGGGCAAGAAGGGCACGCGCGCCATGGACCGGGCCACCGGCCTCGCGGTCTCGGCGGTGGGCCGGCTGATCGAGGAGTCGCCCTCCGACCCCGCCACCGTCACCGGTGAGGAGGTCGCGCTGGTCCTGGGCACCACCTCGGGCAGCGTGCAGAGCATGATGGACTTCACCCGCGGCGGCCTCGTCTCGGAGAAGCCCTACTTCGTCGACCCGGCGCGCTTCCCCAACGCGGTGATGAACTGCGCCGCCGGACAGTGCGCCATCTGGCACCAGCTCAAGGGCCCCAACACCACCATCGCCGGGGGCCGGGTCTCCGGGCTGCACGCCCTGAAGTACGCCCAGCGGCTGCTGAACGCGGACCGTGCCCGCACCGTGCTGTGCGGCGCCGTCGAGGAGTACGCCGACGCCCGTGCCTGGCTGGACCGGCACGCGCGCGGCGAGGACGAGCACGGCACCATCCACGGCGAGGGCTGCGTGATGCTCCAGATCGAGTCCGAGGGCTCGGCGCAGGGCACCCCGCTGGCGACCGTCCAGGCCGTCGAGGTGGGGGTCTTCGCGGGCGGCGGCGAGAACGCCGCCCCCGTGCTCGACACCTGCGTGCGCCGGGCGCTGGAGCGGTCCGGCACCGACCCGGCCGACGTGTGGATGGTCGCCCCGAGCGGCGCGCGCGGAGCCCTCGGCGACGCCGAACAGTCCGTCCTGGAGTCCCGGTTCGCCCCCACGGCGGTGAACCGCGTGTCGCAGCTGATCGGCGACACCGCCGGGGCGGCGGCCATGTTCCAGATGGCCGCGGTGCTGGCCGTCGCCGAGCGGGCCGAGGCCGCGGGCCGGACCGCGGTCGTCACCGCGGTGGACCGGGACGGCGAGGCGGGCTGCGCGGTGCTGCGACTGGGCTGA
- a CDS encoding acyl carrier protein — MTSAVQALDLEQLRALIAEVLDVEVSDIADDTNFADDLEIDSLMALEVVVVLEKRYQVKLREEELKQVTCLKAAYDLLEQKLRTSQ; from the coding sequence ATGACATCCGCAGTGCAGGCACTGGACCTCGAGCAGCTCCGCGCGCTCATCGCCGAGGTGCTCGACGTCGAGGTCTCGGACATCGCCGACGACACGAACTTCGCCGACGACCTGGAGATCGACTCCCTGATGGCCCTGGAGGTCGTCGTGGTGCTGGAGAAGCGCTACCAGGTCAAGCTCCGCGAGGAGGAGCTCAAGCAGGTCACCTGCCTGAAGGCGGCTTACGACCTGCTGGAGCAGAAGCTGCGGACCTCGCAGTGA
- a CDS encoding 3-hydroxyacyl-ACP dehydratase translates to MTVAGPVAGSVTGVSPVTAGIRVVRPATAEEGGRLTAATVCRVDPAEQIFAGHYPGFPIFPGVCVIECVRRSALATAPGPVTLAAVESARFRGPVLPGDELSMELVWKPDGPEGRDWRVTATARTDRGDAASIRLGFRTGGRP, encoded by the coding sequence GTGACCGTCGCCGGACCCGTCGCCGGGTCCGTGACCGGGGTCTCCCCGGTCACGGCCGGCATCCGCGTCGTGCGCCCGGCGACGGCGGAGGAAGGGGGACGCCTGACGGCGGCCACCGTCTGCCGCGTCGACCCCGCCGAACAGATCTTCGCGGGCCACTACCCCGGCTTCCCCATCTTCCCCGGGGTCTGCGTCATCGAATGCGTACGCCGCAGCGCCCTGGCCACCGCGCCCGGCCCGGTCACGCTGGCCGCGGTGGAGTCCGCGCGCTTCCGCGGACCGGTGCTGCCCGGCGACGAACTGTCCATGGAACTCGTCTGGAAGCCCGACGGCCCCGAAGGACGGGACTGGCGGGTCACGGCGACCGCCCGCACCGACCGGGGCGACGCCGCGTCGATCCGGCTGGGCTTCAGAACGGGAGGCCGGCCGTGA
- a CDS encoding beta-hydroxyacyl-ACP dehydratase, whose amino-acid sequence MIGTVELRRLLPHRFPMLLVDRVDELVPGERLVARKAVTCNEPWYAALPQDAGPQDHHYPEVLLVESWCQAAGVLATWDDPNPDVLNGQVMLFGGVSDARFERPVFPGDVVEHRVRVYRVLSDTMIFEGESLVDGETVMTVARATMAFRPAEQLRAATGT is encoded by the coding sequence GTGATCGGTACCGTCGAACTGCGCCGGCTGCTGCCGCACCGCTTCCCGATGCTGCTGGTGGACCGGGTCGACGAACTGGTGCCCGGCGAGCGACTGGTCGCCCGCAAGGCCGTCACCTGCAACGAACCCTGGTACGCCGCGCTCCCGCAGGACGCCGGGCCGCAGGACCACCACTACCCCGAGGTGCTGCTCGTGGAGTCGTGGTGCCAGGCGGCGGGCGTCCTGGCCACCTGGGACGACCCCAACCCGGACGTGCTGAACGGGCAGGTGATGCTGTTCGGCGGCGTCAGCGACGCCCGGTTCGAACGGCCCGTGTTCCCCGGTGACGTGGTGGAGCACCGGGTCCGGGTCTACCGGGTGCTGAGCGACACGATGATCTTCGAGGGCGAGTCGCTCGTGGACGGCGAAACGGTCATGACCGTCGCGAGGGCCACGATGGCGTTCCGCCCGGCGGAGCAGCTCCGCGCGGCCACCGGGACCTAG
- the fabG gene encoding 3-oxoacyl-[acyl-carrier-protein] reductase translates to MGDKPSRVALVSGGSRGIGRAAVLRLAQDGHDVAFCYRSDAEAAQALEKEVSELGVRALAVRTDVTDAQAVRDLTERTEDELGPIDVLVTSAGITSDNPLLLMTDEQWHNVLDTNLDGVYHVCRAAIFAMMKRKSGCVVNVSSVAGVYGNARQTNYSASKAGIIGFTKALAKETGPYGIRANVVAPGFIDTDMTSALQGGVKDRALKSIPLGRMGRAEEVADLIAYLASDRAAYITGSVFQIDGGITI, encoded by the coding sequence GTGGGAGACAAGCCGTCCCGCGTCGCGCTCGTCAGCGGCGGATCACGGGGCATCGGAAGAGCAGCGGTGCTGCGCCTGGCCCAGGACGGCCACGACGTGGCCTTCTGCTACCGGTCCGACGCCGAGGCCGCGCAGGCGCTGGAGAAGGAGGTGTCCGAACTGGGCGTGCGGGCCCTCGCGGTCCGTACCGACGTCACCGACGCCCAGGCGGTGCGCGACCTGACCGAGCGCACCGAGGACGAACTCGGACCGATCGACGTCCTCGTCACCTCGGCCGGCATCACCAGCGACAACCCGCTGCTGCTGATGACCGACGAGCAGTGGCACAACGTGCTGGACACCAACCTGGACGGCGTCTACCACGTCTGCCGGGCCGCCATCTTCGCGATGATGAAGCGGAAGTCCGGCTGCGTCGTCAACGTCTCGTCGGTCGCCGGGGTCTACGGCAACGCACGGCAGACCAACTACTCGGCGTCCAAGGCCGGCATCATCGGCTTCACCAAGGCCCTCGCCAAGGAGACCGGGCCGTACGGCATCCGCGCCAACGTCGTGGCGCCCGGCTTCATCGACACGGACATGACCTCCGCGCTCCAGGGCGGGGTCAAGGACCGGGCGCTGAAGTCGATCCCGCTGGGCCGGATGGGCCGGGCCGAGGAAGTCGCCGACCTCATCGCCTACCTGGCCTCCGACCGCGCCGCGTACATCACCGGTTCCGTCTTCCAGATCGACGGCGGAATCACCATCTAG
- a CDS encoding DsbA family protein, translating to MAKRGPRWYFNFRSPYSWLAHRDLVDRHGDVADAVEWIPYWDPDPRSEKALAGAGGSFLYTPMSREKHFYVLTDVRRLAADRGLTVSWPVDREPVWEVSHLAYYLAADRGLGPRYVDLVYRARFQDGRNISDPEVIADVAGRIGLDPAAAAAAAEDPELRSRSTEALMSAYKDGVFGPPFLIAGREKFWGLDRLDRFADAVRATAPARPGTVAPVPEEALSTTASGDLGHAGGCG from the coding sequence ATGGCCAAGCGCGGCCCACGCTGGTACTTCAATTTCCGCAGCCCGTACTCCTGGCTGGCCCACCGGGACCTGGTGGACCGGCACGGCGACGTCGCCGACGCCGTCGAGTGGATCCCGTACTGGGACCCGGACCCGCGCAGCGAGAAGGCGCTGGCCGGGGCGGGCGGCTCGTTCCTCTACACCCCGATGTCGCGGGAGAAGCACTTCTACGTGCTGACCGACGTGCGCAGGCTCGCGGCCGACCGGGGCCTGACCGTGTCCTGGCCCGTCGACCGCGAACCCGTGTGGGAGGTCTCGCACCTCGCGTACTACCTGGCTGCGGACCGGGGCCTCGGGCCCCGGTACGTCGACCTCGTCTACCGCGCGCGCTTCCAGGACGGCAGGAACATCTCGGACCCCGAGGTGATCGCCGACGTGGCCGGGCGGATCGGCCTCGACCCGGCAGCGGCGGCTGCCGCGGCCGAGGACCCGGAGCTGCGGTCCCGGTCCACCGAGGCGCTCATGTCGGCCTACAAGGACGGGGTGTTCGGCCCGCCCTTCCTCATCGCGGGGCGCGAGAAGTTCTGGGGCCTGGACCGGCTCGACCGGTTCGCCGACGCCGTACGCGCCACCGCGCCGGCCCGGCCCGGAACGGTCGCGCCGGTGCCCGAAGAAGCCCTGTCGACCACCGCCTCGGGAGACCTGGGGCACGCCGGAGGCTGCGGCTGA
- a CDS encoding MbtH family protein — translation MSTNPFEDKDATYLVLVNDEGQHSLWPVFAEVPAGWTVALKESSHDDALAYIEENWTDMRPKSLVAAMESPAA, via the coding sequence ATGTCGACCAACCCGTTCGAGGACAAGGACGCCACCTACCTGGTGCTCGTCAACGACGAGGGCCAGCACTCGCTGTGGCCGGTCTTCGCCGAGGTGCCGGCCGGATGGACCGTCGCCCTCAAGGAGTCCAGCCACGACGACGCGCTCGCGTACATCGAGGAGAACTGGACCGACATGCGGCCCAAGAGCCTCGTCGCGGCGATGGAGAGCCCCGCCGCGTGA
- a CDS encoding thioesterase domain-containing protein, which translates to MSEQTDVWFRRFKRVPRPRLRLVGLPHAGGAASMFRNWPQWLPDDVELLGACYPGRQDRLGDPCVTRMGELADALTEALLPVTEQPLALFGHSMGASVAFEVAHRLEHRHGVVPAVVFVSGQQPPARYRSNRAHLGGDAGLLAEVERLGGDGTKFLDSPEMRELLMPAIRGDFALMGSYRPDPSLRITAPVEAWVGDADCDVTVEETRAWSDTTSGSFNLRVFSGDHFYLTADTEEFGRRVDERLSLTAVGTH; encoded by the coding sequence ATGTCCGAGCAGACCGATGTGTGGTTCCGCCGCTTCAAGCGGGTGCCGCGGCCGCGGCTGCGGCTGGTGGGCCTGCCGCACGCGGGCGGGGCCGCCAGCATGTTCCGCAACTGGCCGCAGTGGCTGCCGGACGACGTGGAGCTGCTGGGCGCCTGCTACCCCGGGCGGCAGGACCGGCTGGGCGATCCGTGCGTGACGCGGATGGGCGAGCTCGCCGACGCGCTCACCGAGGCGCTGCTGCCGGTGACGGAGCAGCCGCTGGCGCTGTTCGGGCACAGCATGGGGGCGTCGGTGGCGTTCGAGGTGGCGCACCGGCTGGAGCACCGGCACGGTGTCGTGCCGGCCGTGGTGTTCGTCTCGGGCCAGCAGCCGCCGGCCCGTTACCGCAGCAACCGGGCGCACCTGGGCGGGGACGCGGGACTCCTGGCGGAGGTGGAGCGGCTGGGCGGCGACGGCACGAAGTTCCTGGACAGCCCCGAGATGCGGGAGCTGCTGATGCCCGCGATCCGGGGCGACTTCGCCCTCATGGGGAGCTACCGGCCCGACCCCTCCCTGCGGATCACCGCCCCGGTGGAGGCCTGGGTCGGCGACGCGGACTGCGACGTCACGGTCGAGGAGACCCGGGCGTGGTCCGACACCACGTCGGGCTCCTTCAACCTCCGGGTCTTCTCCGGCGACCACTTCTATCTGACGGCCGACACCGAGGAGTTCGGACGCCGGGTCGACGAGCGGCTGTCCCTGACGGCGGTCGGCACGCACTGA